The region GGAAATCAAACGCAGCGCCTACATCGTAATTACCGCCGACCGGGGCCTGTGCGGCGGCTTCAACGCCAACGTGCTGCGGCGGGCCGCCAACGAAGTTAAAGAGTCGGCCAACCCGGCCATTGTTGCGGTGGGCCGCAAGTCCCGCGATTACTTCAGCCGCCGCGGCTTTGACGTAGCGGCATCCTATGTACGGTTAGGCGAGACCATCCAGTTCTCCCAGGCCAAAGAAATTGCCAAGTTTGTCATGGACAAGTACATCAGCGGCGAGTTCGACGAAGTGTACCTGATCTTCAGCGAGTTTATCAACGTGCTGAGCCAGCGTCCCACCAAAGTCAAGCTGCTGCCGGTGGAAACCCCGGCCGAAGAGAGCAAAGGGCCCAAGGTGGAATACATCTTCGAGCCTTCCGCCGAGTCGGTGCTGGCCAGCCTGCTGCCCACCTATGTGGAGACCACCGTCTTCCGGGCCATGCTGGAAGCCAAAGCCGGCGAGCAGGGCGCCCGCATGACCGCCATGGACTCCGCCACCAAGAACGCCAAAGAACTGATTCACAAGTTAACCCTGTCCTTGAACCGTGCCCGTCAGGCTGCCATCACCAAGGAAATTTCCGAAATCGTGGGCGGCGCTGCGGCGCTCGAATAAACAGTGCAAACAAATCTGACTGCAAGGAGGTCGGAGAACAACATGAACGTTGGCCATATCGTCAGTGTTATCGGCGTGGTTGTGGACGTTGAGTTCCCGCCGGGCCAGGTACCTGATATATATAGTGCGGTAAAAATCCGCACTGAAGACCAGGAAGACAAGTCCACCAAGTGGAACCTTACCCTGGAAGTGGCCCAGCACCTGGGTAACAACCGTGTCCGCTGCATTGCCATGTCCTCCACCGAAGGTCTTAAGCGTGGCATGAAAGTGGTTAACACCGGTAAACCCATCGCAGTTCCCGTAGGCCGGCCGGTTCTGGGCCGCCTGCTGAACGTACTGGGCGAAGAAATCGACGGTTTGCAACCCATTAAAGCTGACAAATACTATCCCATTCACCGTCCTGCCCCGGCCCTGATTGACCAGTCCACCAAGGCAGAAATCCTGGAAACCGGCATCAAGGTTATTGACCTGATGATTCCCTTCCTGAAGGGCGGTAAAATCGGCCTGTTCGGCGGTGCCGGCGTAGGCAAGACGGTTATCGTTATGGAGCTGATCAACAACATCGCCAAGCAGCACGGCGGTATCTCGGTATTTGCCGGCGTGGGCGAGCGTACCCGTGAGGGTAACGACCTCTACCACGAAATGAAGGAAGCAGGCGTTTTGGATAAAACCATCATGGTGTTCGGCCAGATGAACGAGCCGCCGGGAGCCCGTCTGCGGGTGGGCCTCACCGGTTTGACCATGGCGGAATTCTTCCGTGATGAAGAAGGCGCCGACACCCTGCTGTTCATCGACAACATCTTCCGTTTCACCCAGGCCGGTTCCGAGGTTTCGGCGCTGTTGGGCCGCATGCCCTCCGCGGTAGGTTACCAGCCCACCCTGGCCACCGAAATGGGTCAGTTGCAAGAACGTATTACCTCCACCCGCAAGGGTTCGGTTACTTCGGTACAGGCCATTTACGTGCCGGCGGACGACCTGACCGACCCGGCGCCGGCCAACGCCTTTGCGCACCTGGATGCCACCGTAGTATTAAGCCGTCAGATCGCCGAGCTGGGCATTTATCCTGCGGTCGACCCGCTGGATTCCACCTCCCGTATTCTGGACCCCCACATTGTGGGCAAAGAACACTACGAGTGCGCCCGGGGCGTGCAGTCGGTGCTGCAGCGCTATAAAGAACTGCAGGACATCATCGCCATCCTGGGTATGGACGAACTGTCCGACGAAGACAAGCTGATCGTGGCCCGTGCCCGTAAGCTGCAGCGTTTCCTGTCCCAGCCCTTCCACGTGGCCGAAACCTTCACCGGCGCACCGGGCAAATATGTATCCTTAAAAGATACCATCCGTGGCTTTAACGAAATTTTGGCCGGCAAATACGACCACCTGCCCGAGCAAGCCTTCTACATGGTGGGCGGCATTGAAGAAGTTGTGGAAAAGGCAAAACGTATTGAGGCTGGTGCATAATTATGGCTAAAACCCAACGCCTTGATATCGTTACTCCTGAAAAGGTTGTTTTCAGCGAGGAAATCGAGTTCATCGTGGCCCCCGGCGCCGACGGTGAACTGGGCATCCTGCCCGAGCACGCCCCGCTGGTAACCGCCCTTAAAATCGGCGTGCTGCGCATCCAGCAGGGCGGCAAGTTCTTCAAAGTGGCCGTCAGCGGCGGCTTTATGGAAGTGAAGAACAGCCGCGTGGTGGTGCTGGCAGACACCGCCGAACGGGCCGACCAGATTGATGTGGAGCGGGCCAGGGCAGCCAAGCAGCGGGCTGAACAGCGGCTTACCGCCAAAAGCCCCGATATCGACGTGGCCCGGGCGGAAGTTGCCCTGCAAAAAGCCCTCAACCGCCTTAAAGCGGTGGAGTAATAAACAAAATAAAGCCATGCTTAAAACCCTCGTCCGGTTTGCCGGACGGGGGTTTTTGCCTGTTTTCCGCCGCCCGCCAGGCGCCCGGCCGGCCCATGGTATGTTCTGGCCCGGTGCTGGCAATACTGATGTTAGATTTGCCTGCCTGCCGCAGGCAAAACATTTATACACTTAAAGGACACATGGCTATGGAAAAAATCGTCATTCAAGGCGGCCAACCGCTGTGCGGCAGCATTAAAGCAAGCGGCGCCAAAAACGCCGTACTGCCCATCCTGGCGGCAACCCTGTTAACGGCCGGCCCCACTGTGCTGCTGGATGTGCCCAAACTGGCGGATGTCGGGGTAATTTGCGCTGTCCTGCAGGGCTTGGGGGCGCACATCGAACAAAGGGACGACCGGCTTCATATCAGCGTGCCCCGGCTGGCCGGCAGCGAAGCACCCTACGAGTATGTACGCCAGATGCGGGCCTCCTTTCTGGTGATGGGGCCGCTGCTGGCCCGGGCCGGCCGGGCCAGGATTTCCCTGCCCGGCGGCTGCGCCATCGGCACCCGGCCCATCGACCTGCACCTCAAGGGCTTTGCCGCCCTGGGGGCGGATATCCGCTACGGCGCCGGATATATCGAAGCCTTTGCCCGGCGGCTGAAGGGAGCCCGCATCTACCTGGACTTCCCCAGCGTGGGGGCCACCGAAAATATTATGATGGCGGCCGTTTTGGCCGACGGCCAAACCATTATCGAAAACGCCGCCGAGGAACCGGAAATTGTCGACCTGGCCAACTTCCTCAACTCCCTGGGGGCCCGCATCAAAGGGGCGGGCACTAAAGTTATCCGCATCGACGGGGTCGACAGCCTGGGCGGCGCCACCCACGCCGTTATCCCGGACCGCATCGAAGCCGGCACTTACCTGGTGGCTGCCGCCATCACCCGGGGCAACCTGCTGGTAGAAAACGTTATCACCGACCACCTGAAACCGGTGGTAGCTAAGCTGATTGAAGCGGGGGCAAACCTCAGCGAAGAAGAAAACGGCTTGCGGGTTGACTGCCGGGGCCTCACCCTTAAGGGAGTGGACATCAAAACCCTGCCCTACCCGGGTTTTCCCACCGACATGCAGGCCCAGTTCATGGCCCTCTTGAGTGTGGCCGAGGGGACCAGCATTATCACCGAAACCGTGTTTGAAAACCGCTTCATGCACGTTAACGAACTCAAGCGCATGGGCGCCAAAATTAAAATTGAAGGGCGCACGGCGGTGGTGCAGGGGGTAGCCGGCCTCACCGGCACCGCCGTCAAAGCCACCGACCTGCGGGCGGGCGCCGCCCTAATTCTGGCCGGCCTGGCCGCCGCCGGCGAAACCTGGGTTACCAACATCCACCACATCGACCGGGGCTACGAAAACCTGATTGAAAAACTGCAGGCCGCCGGCGCCCGCATTAAACGCATGACTTAGGCGGCGGGCCCTAAGCATTATATGGTGGTTTATGATCCCCTGCCGGCGAGCGGTGATTTTATGATCCCCTGCCGGCGACTTGTCGAAGCACCGGCAACAGCACCTGAGTTCTAATTTGCCGGGGCCTTTCATATATATATGGTGGACAAACCCTGTATGAAAGGCAGGCACCCGCCATGCGCAAACTGTTGTTGGCCCTGCTGGCCCTCGCCCTGCTGGCCTACCTGTGGCCGCCCCGTCAGCCCGGCAGCCAAATAGAATCCCGGGGCACCCAGGTAAGGCTGTACAACCACGCAACCGGCGCCATCCAAACCATGCCCCTGGAAGAATACCTGGTGGGCGTGGTGGCCGCCGAAATGCCCGCCGC is a window of Desulforamulus hydrothermalis Lam5 = DSM 18033 DNA encoding:
- the atpG gene encoding ATP synthase F1 subunit gamma, translating into MPSARDLRRRIKSIKSTQQITKAMKMVAAAKLRRAQEAAESARPFALKIKDVLSRVAAASGGASHPLLEVREIKRSAYIVITADRGLCGGFNANVLRRAANEVKESANPAIVAVGRKSRDYFSRRGFDVAASYVRLGETIQFSQAKEIAKFVMDKYISGEFDEVYLIFSEFINVLSQRPTKVKLLPVETPAEESKGPKVEYIFEPSAESVLASLLPTYVETTVFRAMLEAKAGEQGARMTAMDSATKNAKELIHKLTLSLNRARQAAITKEISEIVGGAAALE
- the atpD gene encoding F0F1 ATP synthase subunit beta, translated to MNVGHIVSVIGVVVDVEFPPGQVPDIYSAVKIRTEDQEDKSTKWNLTLEVAQHLGNNRVRCIAMSSTEGLKRGMKVVNTGKPIAVPVGRPVLGRLLNVLGEEIDGLQPIKADKYYPIHRPAPALIDQSTKAEILETGIKVIDLMIPFLKGGKIGLFGGAGVGKTVIVMELINNIAKQHGGISVFAGVGERTREGNDLYHEMKEAGVLDKTIMVFGQMNEPPGARLRVGLTGLTMAEFFRDEEGADTLLFIDNIFRFTQAGSEVSALLGRMPSAVGYQPTLATEMGQLQERITSTRKGSVTSVQAIYVPADDLTDPAPANAFAHLDATVVLSRQIAELGIYPAVDPLDSTSRILDPHIVGKEHYECARGVQSVLQRYKELQDIIAILGMDELSDEDKLIVARARKLQRFLSQPFHVAETFTGAPGKYVSLKDTIRGFNEILAGKYDHLPEQAFYMVGGIEEVVEKAKRIEAGA
- a CDS encoding F0F1 ATP synthase subunit epsilon; this translates as MAKTQRLDIVTPEKVVFSEEIEFIVAPGADGELGILPEHAPLVTALKIGVLRIQQGGKFFKVAVSGGFMEVKNSRVVVLADTAERADQIDVERARAAKQRAEQRLTAKSPDIDVARAEVALQKALNRLKAVE
- the murA gene encoding UDP-N-acetylglucosamine 1-carboxyvinyltransferase, translating into MEKIVIQGGQPLCGSIKASGAKNAVLPILAATLLTAGPTVLLDVPKLADVGVICAVLQGLGAHIEQRDDRLHISVPRLAGSEAPYEYVRQMRASFLVMGPLLARAGRARISLPGGCAIGTRPIDLHLKGFAALGADIRYGAGYIEAFARRLKGARIYLDFPSVGATENIMMAAVLADGQTIIENAAEEPEIVDLANFLNSLGARIKGAGTKVIRIDGVDSLGGATHAVIPDRIEAGTYLVAAAITRGNLLVENVITDHLKPVVAKLIEAGANLSEEENGLRVDCRGLTLKGVDIKTLPYPGFPTDMQAQFMALLSVAEGTSIITETVFENRFMHVNELKRMGAKIKIEGRTAVVQGVAGLTGTAVKATDLRAGAALILAGLAAAGETWVTNIHHIDRGYENLIEKLQAAGARIKRMT